Proteins encoded by one window of Acidimicrobiales bacterium:
- a CDS encoding AAA family ATPase, translated as MAEDPVSVADEMYEDVGAPTVGPTAAPEVPGSPGVPEPDEVDATTTAPEAVVPDVTVAVAPEEKGVHQSRVWSGVPEPDGSQGGAYVPRPVPRVMAVANQKGGVGKTTTAVNLGAGLAEIGFRVLVIDLDPQGNATTGLGIDARSFELSMYDVVMRDTKLEDAIEPTSMKNLFVAPATIDLAGAEIELVPTFSRELKLRRALESVIPDFDYVLIDCPPSLGLITVNGLAAADEVLVPIQCEYYALEGLGQLLRNVHLVQSNLNEKLEVTTIVLTMYDARTKLAEQVADEVRTHFGNKVCRNVIPRTVRISEAPSFGQPITAFDPSSRGAIAYRELAKEVSGGAS; from the coding sequence ATGGCGGAGGACCCGGTGTCGGTCGCCGACGAGATGTACGAGGACGTCGGCGCTCCTACGGTCGGACCGACCGCGGCCCCCGAAGTGCCGGGATCTCCCGGTGTCCCCGAGCCCGACGAGGTCGACGCCACGACGACGGCGCCTGAGGCGGTGGTGCCCGACGTCACGGTGGCCGTCGCCCCCGAGGAGAAGGGCGTGCACCAGTCCAGGGTCTGGTCGGGCGTCCCCGAGCCCGACGGGTCCCAGGGGGGTGCCTATGTCCCCAGGCCCGTTCCCCGGGTGATGGCGGTCGCCAACCAGAAGGGCGGCGTCGGCAAGACCACGACCGCCGTCAACCTCGGTGCCGGCCTGGCCGAGATCGGGTTCCGGGTCCTGGTGATCGACCTCGACCCCCAGGGCAACGCCACCACGGGTCTGGGCATCGACGCCCGGTCCTTCGAGCTCTCGATGTACGACGTGGTCATGCGCGACACGAAGCTCGAGGACGCCATCGAGCCGACCAGCATGAAGAACCTCTTCGTGGCCCCCGCCACCATCGACCTGGCCGGAGCCGAAATCGAGCTCGTCCCCACCTTCAGCCGCGAGCTCAAGCTCCGCCGAGCGCTCGAGTCGGTGATCCCCGACTTCGACTACGTCCTGATCGACTGTCCCCCGTCGCTCGGCCTCATCACCGTCAACGGACTGGCCGCCGCCGACGAGGTGCTCGTCCCCATCCAGTGCGAATACTACGCCCTCGAAGGGTTGGGCCAGCTCCTGCGCAACGTCCACCTGGTCCAGTCGAACCTCAACGAGAAGCTCGAGGTGACGACCATCGTCCTCACCATGTACGACGCCCGGACCAAGCTGGCCGAACAGGTGGCCGACGAGGTGCGGACGCACTTCGGGAACAAGGTGTGCAGGAACGTGATCCCCAGGACGGTGCGCATCTCCGAGGCGCCGTCGTTCGGGCAGCCGATCACGGCGTTCGACCCCAGTTCGCGAGGGGCGATCGCCTACCGGGAGCTAGCCAAGGAGGTCAGTGGTGGCGCGTCGTAG
- the trxB gene encoding thioredoxin-disulfide reductase: MPEQHEVVILGSGPAGLTAAVYTARANLSPLVVEGEPSSTSDQPGGQLMLTTEVENYPGFVDGILGPELMGRFRDQAARFGASFSTRKATRVALDASPFGVWTGATEGEPDLLARVLIVATGARSIMLGVPGEARLLGHGVSTCATCDGFFFRDRKIVVVGGGDSALEEALFLTRFGESVTLVHRRKELRASKIMQDRAFANEKVEFRWDSVVTEVLGDGKVAGVGLRNVVTGEDSVLDADGVFVAIGHAPNTAVFAGQLDMDEAGYIKTHDGTRTNVDGVFACGDVQDHVYRQAVTAAGSGCMAALDTERWLEARGQA, from the coding sequence ATGCCCGAGCAGCACGAGGTCGTCATCCTGGGGTCGGGCCCCGCCGGCCTGACGGCGGCGGTCTACACGGCGCGCGCCAACCTGTCGCCCCTGGTCGTCGAGGGTGAGCCCTCGTCCACGAGCGACCAGCCGGGTGGGCAGCTCATGCTCACCACCGAGGTCGAGAACTATCCCGGCTTCGTCGACGGCATCCTCGGCCCCGAGCTCATGGGCCGCTTCCGCGACCAGGCGGCGCGCTTCGGCGCCTCGTTCTCGACCCGTAAGGCGACGCGGGTGGCGCTCGACGCCTCCCCCTTCGGCGTGTGGACCGGAGCGACCGAGGGCGAGCCCGACCTCCTGGCCCGGGTGCTGATCGTCGCCACCGGGGCCCGCTCCATCATGCTGGGCGTTCCCGGCGAGGCCCGCCTGCTCGGGCACGGGGTGTCGACCTGCGCCACCTGCGACGGCTTCTTCTTCCGCGACCGCAAGATCGTGGTGGTCGGCGGGGGCGACTCGGCCCTCGAGGAGGCGCTGTTCCTGACCCGCTTCGGCGAGAGCGTGACCTTGGTGCACCGCCGCAAGGAGCTGCGGGCGTCGAAGATCATGCAGGACCGGGCGTTCGCCAACGAGAAGGTCGAATTCCGCTGGGACAGCGTGGTGACCGAGGTGCTCGGTGACGGCAAGGTCGCCGGCGTGGGCCTGCGCAACGTGGTGACCGGCGAGGACTCCGTCCTCGACGCCGACGGCGTGTTCGTGGCCATCGGCCACGCCCCCAACACGGCGGTGTTCGCCGGACAGCTCGACATGGACGAGGCCGGGTACATCAAGACCCACGACGGCACGCGTACGAACGTCGACGGCGTCTTCGCCTGCGGCGACGTGCAGGACCACGTGTACCGCCAGGCCGTCACGGCGGCGGGCTCGGGCTGCATGGCGGCCCTCGACACCGAGCGCTGGCTCGAGGCCCGAGGCCAGGCCTGA
- a CDS encoding DegV family protein, whose translation MASIQVVTDSACDLMPATADEHDVRVVPLTIRFGAEELVDRDELSAKEFWDRVVTGPDMPETAAPSPGAFQQAFLDAAAAGHRGVVCVTISSGLSATYQAACTAADTVADRIPVRVVDTQSVTMGQGLLALAAADLADQDVSLDDIAAAVEDMKGRTHVYGVVDSLDYLKRGGRIGGAAHLMGSLLSIKPVIEVRDGVVEVESKQRTRSRSLQYLANKAVDAGPLERLGVANGVAPDIDEVLRLVTRARTEHELVLGDLGPVVGSHAGPRSVGVCFITARR comes from the coding sequence ATGGCGAGCATCCAGGTCGTGACCGACAGCGCGTGCGATCTGATGCCGGCGACCGCCGACGAGCACGACGTGCGCGTCGTCCCGCTCACCATCCGCTTCGGCGCCGAGGAGCTCGTCGACCGCGACGAGCTGTCGGCCAAGGAGTTCTGGGACCGCGTGGTCACCGGCCCGGACATGCCCGAGACGGCCGCCCCGTCACCGGGGGCGTTCCAGCAGGCCTTCCTCGACGCCGCCGCCGCCGGGCACCGCGGTGTCGTCTGCGTGACGATCTCGTCGGGCCTGTCGGCCACGTACCAGGCGGCGTGCACGGCCGCCGACACGGTGGCCGACCGCATCCCCGTGCGCGTGGTGGACACGCAGAGCGTGACCATGGGCCAGGGGCTCCTCGCACTGGCGGCCGCCGACCTGGCGGACCAGGACGTCTCCCTGGACGACATCGCCGCTGCCGTCGAGGACATGAAGGGGCGCACCCACGTCTACGGCGTCGTCGACAGCCTCGACTACCTCAAACGCGGCGGGCGCATCGGGGGCGCCGCCCACCTCATGGGTTCCCTCCTTTCGATCAAGCCCGTCATCGAGGTGCGCGACGGCGTCGTCGAGGTGGAGTCGAAGCAACGCACGCGGTCGCGGTCGTTGCAGTACCTGGCCAACAAGGCGGTCGACGCGGGGCCGCTCGAGCGCCTGGGCGTGGCCAACGGCGTGGCCCCGGACATCGACGAGGTCCTCCGCCTGGTCACGCGCGCCCGGACCGAACACGAGCTCGTCCTCGGGGACCTCGGCCCGGTGGTGGGGAGCCACGCCGGCCCGCGCTCGGTGGGCGTGTGCTTCATCACCGCCCGTCGCTGA
- a CDS encoding peptidoglycan-binding protein, with amino-acid sequence MGVADLQRRLHDLDLPTAPDPDGVFGAGTKAAVEAFQYRRGLRVDGTCGPQTWSALVEAGLRLGDRFLYLRRPMLRGDDVADLQRRLSALGFDTGRVDGIFGDLTSTALADFQRNTALPVDGILGASTFRELRRVTPRHGDPELVSTVRDRDRLRRAPRTLLGRRVAIGEEGGLDVLVTAIRRRLVATGARVVPLLHPDPSMQAAAANAAGVDVYLGLRLDSNRAQCSTAYYSGYSYESAGGRRLAELVHALAAAALGVPAEGVTGMTLPVLRETRMPAVVCEVGPPQVVVRHAGALAEALAQALVAWAATPVD; translated from the coding sequence GTGGGCGTCGCCGACCTGCAACGACGGCTCCACGACCTCGACCTGCCGACCGCCCCGGACCCCGACGGGGTGTTCGGGGCGGGGACCAAAGCCGCCGTCGAGGCGTTCCAGTACCGCCGCGGGCTGCGGGTGGACGGCACGTGCGGGCCCCAGACCTGGTCGGCGCTGGTCGAGGCGGGCCTGCGCCTCGGTGACCGCTTCCTCTACCTGCGCCGACCCATGTTGCGCGGGGACGACGTCGCCGACCTGCAACGACGCCTGTCGGCGCTCGGCTTCGACACCGGGCGCGTGGACGGCATCTTCGGCGACCTGACCTCCACGGCGCTGGCCGACTTCCAGCGCAACACCGCCCTGCCCGTGGACGGCATCCTGGGCGCGTCGACGTTCCGCGAGCTGCGCCGCGTGACGCCGCGGCACGGCGACCCCGAGCTGGTCAGCACGGTCCGCGACCGCGACCGCCTGCGCCGCGCCCCCCGCACGCTCCTCGGGCGCCGGGTCGCCATCGGCGAGGAGGGCGGCCTCGACGTCCTGGTCACGGCGATCCGACGGCGCCTGGTGGCCACCGGTGCCCGGGTCGTGCCCCTGCTGCACCCCGACCCCTCCATGCAGGCGGCGGCCGCCAACGCCGCCGGCGTCGACGTCTACCTCGGGCTGCGTCTCGATTCCAACCGCGCCCAGTGTTCAACTGCCTACTATTCGGGGTATAGCTACGAGTCCGCCGGCGGGCGCAGACTGGCCGAGCTCGTGCACGCCCTGGCCGCCGCCGCGCTGGGGGTGCCGGCAGAAGGGGTCACGGGCATGACCCTCCCCGTGCTGCGCGAGACCCGGATGCCGGCGGTGGTGTGCGAGGTCGGTCCCCCCCAGGTCGTGGTGCGCCACGCCGGGGCGCTGGCCGAAGCCCTGGCCCAGGCCCTGGTGGCGTGGGCCGCCACGCCCGTGGACTGA
- a CDS encoding TIGR03085 family metal-binding protein has product MAGLPPQRAERAALCDLFLAVGPSAPTLCEGWLTADLAAHLVIRERNPLAGPGLVMGGAAAALTARILARTKAAHTYEELVARVRRGPPPWTAPFDAVINLTEYFVHHEDVRRGGGDDTPRRGPEVAPVEAALWKSLRRSAKFLTRSLKGTGLDLVRPDGEVIHARPGPTPATLTGTAGEIVLFLTGRTAAARVELGGPAEAVAALRAARFGL; this is encoded by the coding sequence ATGGCCGGTCTCCCACCCCAGCGTGCCGAGCGCGCCGCGCTGTGCGACCTCTTCCTGGCGGTGGGCCCCTCGGCGCCCACGCTGTGCGAGGGGTGGCTGACCGCCGACCTCGCCGCCCATCTCGTCATCCGCGAGCGCAACCCCCTGGCCGGTCCCGGGCTCGTCATGGGGGGCGCGGCGGCGGCCCTCACGGCCCGCATCCTGGCGCGCACCAAGGCGGCGCACACCTACGAGGAGCTGGTGGCGCGCGTGCGACGCGGGCCGCCCCCGTGGACCGCACCGTTCGACGCCGTCATCAACCTGACGGAGTACTTCGTGCACCACGAGGACGTCCGGCGCGGCGGCGGAGACGACACGCCGCGCCGTGGCCCCGAGGTCGCGCCGGTGGAGGCCGCCCTGTGGAAGTCCCTGCGACGCAGCGCCAAATTCCTGACCCGCTCGCTCAAGGGGACCGGCCTCGACCTCGTCCGACCCGACGGCGAGGTCATCCACGCCCGCCCGGGGCCGACGCCCGCCACGCTCACCGGGACCGCAGGCGAGATCGTCCTCTTCCTGACGGGGCGCACCGCGGCCGCCCGCGTGGAACTGGGGGGGCCGGCCGAGGCCGTGGCGGCGCTGCGCGCCGCCCGGTTCGGCCTGTAG
- a CDS encoding ParB/RepB/Spo0J family partition protein — protein sequence MARRSGLGKGLGALIPTEAKDRDSVLRVVAMTSIRPNPLQPRTRFDEEAMSSLASSIREVGVLQPILVRETADDEYELIAGERRWRAARRAGLQTIPVLVQSATDVHSLEQALVENLHREDLNPLEEAGAFQQLVDEFGYTHEQVAARVGKSRTAVTNILRLLQLPAGVQRALADGVLSAGHARALLGTPDRNFQEDMAKRAVAEGLTVRAVEEAVRRHVAGVEPEDTAGEHTNGATPAATDAVQTGPGTTPAVRRRLPAPGVLELEDLLSNRLNTRVKVEMGAKRGRVVIDFATLEDLERIYKLMVGGVTA from the coding sequence GTGGCGCGTCGTAGCGGACTGGGCAAGGGTCTCGGAGCGCTGATCCCGACCGAGGCCAAGGACCGGGACTCGGTCCTGCGGGTGGTGGCGATGACGAGCATCCGCCCCAACCCGCTGCAGCCCCGTACCCGCTTCGACGAGGAGGCCATGTCGAGCCTGGCGTCGTCGATCCGCGAGGTGGGGGTCCTCCAGCCCATCCTGGTGCGCGAGACCGCTGACGACGAGTACGAGCTCATCGCCGGGGAACGCCGCTGGCGGGCGGCCCGGCGGGCCGGGCTACAGACCATCCCCGTGCTGGTCCAGAGTGCCACCGACGTCCACAGCCTCGAGCAGGCCCTGGTGGAGAACCTGCACCGGGAGGACCTGAACCCCCTCGAGGAGGCGGGCGCCTTCCAGCAGCTGGTGGACGAGTTCGGTTACACCCACGAACAGGTGGCCGCCCGGGTCGGGAAGAGCCGGACGGCCGTCACCAACATCCTGCGGCTGCTCCAGCTCCCGGCGGGTGTGCAGCGTGCCCTTGCCGACGGCGTGCTGTCCGCGGGCCACGCCCGGGCCCTGCTCGGCACCCCCGACCGCAACTTCCAGGAGGACATGGCCAAGCGCGCCGTGGCCGAGGGCCTCACCGTCCGGGCCGTGGAGGAGGCCGTGCGGCGACACGTCGCCGGGGTCGAGCCCGAGGACACGGCCGGAGAGCACACCAACGGTGCCACCCCCGCCGCCACGGATGCCGTCCAGACAGGCCCCGGGACCACCCCGGCCGTCCGGCGCCGTCTCCCCGCGCCCGGTGTGCTCGAGCTCGAGGACCTCCTGTCGAACCGCCTCAACACGAGGGTGAAGGTGGAGATGGGCGCCAAGCGCGGTCGGGTGGTCATCGACTTCGCCACCCTCGAGGACCTCGAGCGCATCTACAAGCTCATGGTGGGAGGCGTCACCGCCTAG
- the murJ gene encoding murein biosynthesis integral membrane protein MurJ encodes MTGPDGPTGTGAVGAGDERGDGRADLADWAEAAVSDDVFPIDDDLEPGDPGPGDPGPGDPGPGDPGRGGGQGNVSGAFPDGDDAGDTDTGPEGTGETSVAGAGQERGGPRSDHPDGTDGTDGTDGTARTDGTEETEDAGRPDGTIAEAGVEAEAVAEADDATQSGRVGRGVVVPEVSDAGDRPDVGRATAVMAVGTTLSRATGVLRIFALAYALGSKQLADAYNLANTMPNIVHDVVLGGILSATFVPVFVERLTTRSEDEAWDAVSAVVSVTMIVIAVASLLFVVVASPLVHVTTSLNHGAGAAQERRVATDLLWLFVPQLTCYGFISLGTALLNARRRFGAPMFTPVANNVVLIVVLLVFGTTVRHASVGGVDHNSGQLLLLGLGTTAGVVAQAALMIPSLRRAGLHLRWKPDFRHDAVRTILRLSGWTFGLVVTNQIALVVVLALSEKVGTGAVTAYTYAYIFFQLPYGVVAVSIMSATAPELTAHWARGDFVAFRRRMGTGLRAMLAIIIPAAAGEVILSRPLVALVLGHGAAHGTTAQTAVALAMLALGLPGFCVFLYAVRVLQSVQDLRAAFWLYAFENVVNIVLAVALAGHYGVRGIALSISLAYSVGAVVALGFVRSRVHGLGGDLVGGPLGHVLLATCALVVASALGSNVSGSETTFGLLGRVALGAGAGAGAYVLAAGGLAERAARRRRRARLGGGGGGGGGRAGGGRGVGGIGPGGGSGGGGGGGGGDGRSRDGDARRAGGRPQPDGRGHPPRPRPVVVRRRRPGAPPPPVPLPPAGRPPLRPTRLGPTRPPEPGRSPHDGPGL; translated from the coding sequence ATGACCGGGCCCGACGGTCCCACCGGCACGGGGGCGGTGGGGGCGGGCGACGAGCGCGGGGACGGCCGGGCCGACCTGGCGGACTGGGCCGAGGCTGCCGTCTCCGACGACGTGTTCCCGATCGACGACGACCTGGAACCTGGCGACCCCGGACCTGGCGACCCCGGGCCCGGCGACCCCGGACCCGGCGACCCGGGACGCGGCGGCGGACAGGGCAATGTGAGCGGCGCGTTCCCCGACGGTGACGACGCCGGCGACACCGACACCGGTCCCGAGGGCACCGGTGAGACCTCGGTGGCCGGTGCCGGCCAGGAGCGCGGTGGGCCCCGCTCGGACCATCCGGACGGGACCGACGGGACCGACGGGACCGACGGGACGGCACGGACGGACGGGACCGAAGAAACCGAGGACGCAGGACGCCCGGACGGCACCATCGCCGAGGCCGGCGTCGAGGCCGAGGCCGTGGCCGAGGCCGACGACGCCACGCAGAGCGGGCGCGTGGGGCGCGGCGTCGTCGTCCCCGAGGTGTCCGATGCCGGCGACAGGCCGGACGTCGGCAGGGCCACCGCCGTCATGGCCGTCGGCACGACCCTGTCGCGGGCCACGGGGGTGCTGCGGATCTTCGCCCTCGCCTACGCGTTGGGCTCCAAGCAGCTGGCCGACGCCTACAACCTCGCCAACACGATGCCCAACATCGTCCACGACGTGGTCCTCGGGGGGATCCTGTCGGCGACGTTCGTCCCGGTGTTCGTGGAGCGCCTCACCACGCGCTCCGAGGACGAGGCGTGGGACGCGGTCTCCGCCGTGGTGAGCGTGACGATGATCGTGATCGCCGTAGCCTCGCTGCTGTTCGTGGTGGTGGCATCGCCGCTCGTCCACGTCACCACGTCGCTGAACCACGGAGCCGGGGCCGCCCAGGAACGGCGGGTGGCCACGGACCTGCTGTGGCTGTTCGTGCCCCAGCTCACCTGTTACGGGTTCATCAGCCTGGGCACCGCACTGCTCAACGCCCGCCGGCGGTTCGGGGCGCCGATGTTCACCCCCGTCGCCAACAACGTGGTGCTCATCGTCGTCCTGCTCGTCTTCGGCACGACGGTGCGCCACGCCTCGGTCGGCGGGGTGGACCACAACTCCGGCCAGCTGCTGCTGCTGGGCCTGGGCACGACGGCGGGGGTCGTGGCCCAAGCGGCCCTCATGATCCCGAGCCTCCGACGCGCCGGGCTCCATCTGCGCTGGAAGCCCGATTTCCGCCACGACGCCGTGCGGACGATCCTGCGCCTGTCGGGGTGGACGTTCGGCCTGGTGGTCACCAACCAGATCGCGCTGGTGGTCGTTCTCGCCCTGTCCGAGAAGGTGGGCACGGGCGCCGTCACCGCCTACACGTACGCCTACATCTTCTTCCAGCTCCCCTACGGCGTCGTGGCGGTGTCGATCATGAGCGCCACCGCGCCCGAGCTCACCGCCCACTGGGCGCGGGGCGACTTCGTGGCGTTCCGCCGGCGCATGGGCACGGGGCTGCGCGCCATGCTCGCCATCATCATCCCCGCCGCAGCCGGCGAGGTGATCCTGTCACGGCCGCTGGTGGCGCTCGTGCTCGGCCACGGCGCCGCGCACGGCACGACGGCGCAGACGGCGGTGGCGCTCGCCATGCTGGCCCTCGGCCTACCCGGGTTCTGCGTCTTCCTGTACGCGGTGCGCGTGCTGCAGTCCGTGCAGGACCTGCGCGCCGCGTTCTGGCTGTACGCCTTCGAGAACGTCGTCAACATCGTGCTGGCGGTGGCGCTGGCAGGCCACTACGGCGTGCGCGGCATCGCCCTGTCGATCAGCCTGGCCTACTCGGTGGGTGCGGTCGTCGCCCTCGGGTTCGTGCGCTCACGCGTCCACGGCCTCGGCGGCGACCTCGTGGGCGGGCCGCTCGGCCACGTCCTGCTGGCCACGTGCGCACTGGTGGTGGCGTCGGCGCTCGGCAGCAACGTGTCGGGCTCGGAGACCACGTTCGGGCTGCTCGGCCGGGTGGCACTGGGCGCGGGGGCCGGGGCCGGGGCCTACGTGCTCGCCGCGGGCGGACTGGCCGAACGTGCCGCCAGGCGGCGGCGCCGTGCCCGCCTCGGCGGGGGCGGGGGCGGTGGTGGCGGTCGGGCGGGGGGCGGGCGGGGAGTCGGCGGCATCGGCCCTGGTGGCGGCAGTGGCGGGGGGGGCGGCGGCGGGGGGGGCGACGGTCGGAGCCGCGACGGAGATGCCCGGCGCGCCGGTGGCCGGCCGCAGCCCGACGGCCGTGGCCACCCGCCGCGCCCCCGGCCCGTCGTGGTCCGCCGCCGCCGGCCGGGTGCGCCCCCGCCACCCGTACCGCTGCCACCCGCGGGGCGCCCGCCCCTACGGCCCACCCGGCTCGGCCCGACGCGCCCGCCGGAGCCGGGCCGGTCGCCCCACGACGGCCCCGGCCTGTAG
- the trxA gene encoding thioredoxin yields MSEGITTLSDATFDEHVKAADTPVLVDFWAEWCGPCKMIAPVLEEISAENPGKIQVAKLNIDENLDVTRRYEVMSIPTLLLFKDGEPEVRIVGARGKAQLLQELQAYL; encoded by the coding sequence ATGAGCGAGGGGATCACGACCCTGAGCGACGCTACGTTTGACGAGCATGTCAAGGCCGCCGACACGCCGGTGCTGGTGGACTTCTGGGCCGAGTGGTGCGGTCCATGCAAGATGATCGCCCCGGTCCTCGAGGAGATCTCGGCGGAGAACCCCGGCAAGATCCAGGTCGCCAAACTCAACATCGACGAGAACCTGGACGTGACGCGCCGCTACGAGGTGATGAGCATCCCGACCCTGCTCCTGTTCAAGGACGGGGAGCCCGAGGTGCGCATCGTGGGCGCCCGGGGCAAGGCGCAGCTCCTCCAGGAGCTGCAGGCGTACCTGTAA
- a CDS encoding DUF6049 family protein produces MDRTEASMAPARGGDRTPDTGRRSVRRRGVRRRGVWRQGRPTPRRSTGLGGTAMACAALLGSLGTSAAAVAAVPRRAAPAAHAPTPDPGPVAPVVAAASGRATDSLTLVRQSAWVGPHAPDQDLTLDLRIASGAARSSLELSITVYDHLTSRSAFDETMSGRSLGLVASRSPALSVSSLTTDAQGVTHLTIPVVGDTTPSDTGDWTADLGCQPGSCADVYPVKIALDDPSSPRSADGASGAQLITYLVYDDPSPASQPLRVALVAPLGLAPPTAGADGRVAPPPSAAVARLQGLVDAVAGAGEVPLTLAPDPATLGRLGGAARARMTTAVAALAASPARQTLSQSYVPVDATALADAGLAGELRAQTRRAAQTLAATGTGVHASTGTWVAAAPLDQAALDLLAPVDGHMVVPQAGVTGPTGPLTTSQPFTLTSGHGASVTAAVSDPGLGAHLAAGAGSDPALAAAQLMADLSLIYYEAPNLRGTGGTPAPRGVVAVAPPEWAPQAAFVSAALGGLQGNPVIQPVTLDQLFQQVPVGVDHQPSTRRPVAAAPAALPVGALRGARGRQQGFASAVAGSAAGAAAAQGLDDLLLAAEASTLTPRQQQRAVAGFESALDASLQLLSVRSDTIRLTAGAASVPITVVRNAPYPVTVVVRLTSDKLQFPGASAQSPGGQCRAPEVRSSAGRSSFSSVCVLDHATNAVYVSMQSRTAGDFRVDVTLSSPQGVLVLANGQLTVRSMSTSAVAIALSAGAALVLAAWWGRTLWRGRWRRRGAHSRDAAGGAGDPESGADTTAPEGAP; encoded by the coding sequence GTGGACCGGACCGAGGCGAGCATGGCTCCCGCACGCGGCGGTGACCGCACCCCCGACACGGGTCGGCGCAGCGTCCGGCGGCGCGGCGTCCGGCGGCGCGGCGTCTGGCGACAGGGGCGCCCGACCCCCCGGCGGTCCACCGGCCTCGGGGGCACCGCCATGGCCTGCGCCGCGCTTCTCGGCTCGCTCGGGACGAGCGCGGCCGCGGTGGCAGCGGTCCCGCGTCGGGCGGCACCGGCGGCGCACGCCCCGACACCCGACCCGGGTCCGGTGGCCCCGGTCGTGGCCGCAGCCTCGGGCCGCGCCACCGACAGCCTGACGCTCGTCCGCCAGTCCGCCTGGGTCGGGCCCCACGCGCCCGACCAGGACCTCACCCTGGACCTGCGCATCGCGAGCGGCGCGGCCCGATCGTCGCTCGAGCTGTCGATCACGGTCTACGACCACCTGACGAGCCGCTCGGCCTTCGACGAGACGATGAGCGGGCGCTCCCTGGGCCTGGTCGCCTCCCGGTCGCCCGCCCTGTCGGTGTCCTCGCTCACCACCGATGCCCAGGGGGTCACCCATCTCACGATCCCCGTCGTGGGCGACACCACCCCCAGCGACACCGGTGACTGGACGGCCGACCTCGGCTGCCAGCCGGGGAGCTGCGCTGACGTCTACCCGGTCAAGATCGCCCTCGACGACCCCTCGTCGCCGCGGTCCGCCGACGGCGCGTCGGGGGCACAGCTCATCACCTACCTCGTCTACGACGACCCGTCCCCCGCCAGCCAGCCGCTACGCGTGGCGTTGGTCGCCCCGCTCGGCCTGGCGCCACCCACGGCCGGGGCCGACGGTCGGGTGGCCCCACCCCCGAGCGCCGCCGTCGCCCGGCTCCAAGGGCTGGTGGACGCGGTCGCGGGCGCCGGAGAGGTGCCCCTCACCCTGGCCCCCGACCCGGCCACGCTCGGGCGCCTGGGTGGGGCGGCCCGGGCCCGGATGACGACGGCCGTGGCCGCCCTGGCGGCGTCGCCCGCCCGGCAGACGCTGTCGCAGTCCTACGTGCCCGTCGACGCCACCGCCCTGGCCGACGCCGGGCTGGCGGGCGAGCTGCGGGCGCAGACCCGCCGAGCCGCCCAGACGCTGGCCGCCACGGGCACGGGCGTGCATGCCTCCACGGGCACGTGGGTGGCCGCCGCGCCCCTCGACCAGGCCGCGCTCGACCTGCTGGCGCCCGTGGACGGGCACATGGTCGTCCCCCAGGCCGGGGTGACGGGGCCCACCGGGCCGCTCACCACCTCCCAGCCGTTCACCCTGACCTCGGGGCACGGCGCATCGGTCACCGCCGCGGTCTCGGACCCGGGCCTCGGGGCCCACCTCGCCGCCGGGGCCGGCAGCGACCCGGCGCTGGCGGCGGCGCAACTGATGGCGGACCTGTCGCTCATCTACTACGAGGCCCCCAACCTGCGGGGCACCGGGGGCACCCCTGCACCGCGCGGGGTGGTGGCGGTGGCACCGCCCGAGTGGGCCCCCCAGGCCGCCTTCGTGTCGGCCGCCCTGGGGGGCCTCCAGGGCAACCCCGTGATCCAGCCGGTGACGCTCGACCAGCTCTTCCAGCAGGTCCCGGTGGGTGTGGACCACCAGCCCAGCACCCGCCGGCCGGTGGCCGCCGCACCTGCCGCCCTGCCCGTGGGCGCCCTGCGGGGGGCGCGGGGGCGCCAGCAGGGATTCGCCAGTGCGGTGGCGGGCTCGGCGGCGGGGGCGGCGGCGGCCCAGGGCCTCGACGACCTCCTCCTGGCGGCGGAGGCGAGCACCTTGACGCCGCGCCAGCAGCAACGGGCCGTCGCCGGTTTCGAGTCGGCGCTCGACGCGAGCCTGCAGCTGCTGTCGGTGCGCTCCGACACCATCCGACTCACCGCAGGGGCGGCCAGCGTGCCCATCACCGTGGTGCGCAACGCGCCGTACCCGGTCACGGTGGTGGTGCGGCTCACGAGCGACAAGCTCCAGTTCCCGGGGGCGTCCGCCCAGTCGCCGGGGGGACAGTGCCGGGCGCCCGAGGTGCGCAGCTCGGCGGGGCGCTCGAGCTTCTCGTCGGTATGCGTGCTCGACCACGCCACCAACGCCGTCTACGTCAGCATGCAGTCGCGCACCGCGGGCGACTTCCGCGTCGACGTGACGCTGTCGAGCCCGCAGGGAGTCCTCGTCCTGGCGAACGGACAGCTCACCGTGCGGTCCATGTCGACCTCCGCCGTCGCCATCGCCCTGTCGGCCGGTGCCGCGCTCGTTCTCGCCGCCTGGTGGGGCCGGACGCTGTGGCGGGGCCGGTGGAGGCGCCGGGGGGCCCACTCGCGCGACGCCGCCGGGGGCGCCGGTGACCCGGAGAGCGGCGCGGACACCACCGCACCCGAAGGCGCGCCATGA